The region CCGGGTAGCCGGATTCTCCTCGGCCTTCCCGGCGCTCGACATCGTGGAGGTCGCCCACCGCAGCGGCAAGGAGCCGCTGGACGTGGCCGAGATCTACTTCGACCTCGCCGACCGGCTGCAGATCACCCAGCTGCTGGACCGGATCATCCTGCTGCCGCGCTCCGACCGCTGGCAGTCGATGGCACGGGCCGCGATCCGCGAGGACCTCTTCGCGGCGCACGCGGCGCTGACCGCCGACGTGCTGGCGGCCGGCGACGACCTGGCCACCCCGGAGCAGCGCTATCACGCCTGGGAGGAGCAGAACGCCGGGCTGATCGGGCGGGCGCGGACGACCCTGGAGGAGATCCAGGGGGCGGAGGAATTCGACCTGGCCAGCCTGTCGGTGGCGATGCGAACGTTCAGGACGCTGCTGCGCACCCACCGCTGAGCCCGGAGCCGGGCGGGCGGACGGTACAGGAGTGCTGTCCGGCCCGCCCGGTGCGGGGCCGGTCAGGAAGCGGCGCCCGGGACCTTCCAGAGGGTGAGGCTGCCGGTGTAGACGGGGGTCTTGTAGAAGTTCCGGGTCGGCTCGGTCGCGGTGATCGTCCACATGGCGAGGTTGCCCGACGACGTCACCATGCACAGCCGGTCGCCGACCTTGATCAGGGCGTTCGTGCCGACCAGCTGCTGGGCCCCGATCTGGGTCGGCAGCGGGGCGGAGTCGGCGGCGTCCTTGCAGTCCGCGGGCTCGTCGGTCGGCGACTTGCCGGCCGGGGTGTCGAAGGTCAGGTAGTCGTCGCCGTAGCTGAACTCGACGTCGCCGTTCTGGAGGGTGTGCTGCGGGTCGACCTTCGGCTGGTCCAGGTCCACGTCGGGGCCCGAGTCCAGGCTGTTGGGCGGCCGGACGGTGAGGGTGCGGTTCTGGAAGATCACCGTGTAGTCGCCGGACGGGGCGCTGGGCGCGTCGGAGCCCGTCGCGCCGCCGGCCGCGGACGCTCCGGTCCCGGCGGGGTCGGTGACGGTGGCCGGGCCGCTGGTGGGCTGCTGGTCCGGGGCATGCGAGGGGGCGCTGCCGGAGGGGTTGCCCTTCGCCGAGGCGTCGTCGTCGTTGCTCGCGCGGGTGAAGGCGTAGGTCAGCGTCACGGCGAGGACCAGGGCGAGGACGCCACCGCCTATCGCCAGCACCTTCTGCATCCGGCCGCTCGGCCGTCCTCCCGTACCCGGCGCGGAGCCGGAGCCGGGGCCTTGCGCGCCGGTCTGTACGCCGCCCGGCGGCTGCCACGAGGACGTCCCCGCCGGATAGGCCGTGCCCGGACCCTGAGTGCCTGGCCCCTGAGGACCCGGCCCCTGAGCGCCGAACCCCCGCTGACCCACCTCGTGCGGCCCCGCCCCCTGCTGGCCCGCGCCCCCCGGACTTACCCCGGGCGAAGCGGCTCCGAAGGCCCCGGTGGGCCCTGCCTCCGGCACGGTCGCCGGCATCCCGGGCGTGCCGCCCGCCCCCGGCGGCACCGCGGGCTTCGGCGGCACCGCACCCCCCGGCCCTGGAGCACCCCCCACACCCCCAGCACCCGGCGCCCCCGGCGCGGACTCCGGCTCCGGCGGGCGCCTGGCCGCCGCCTCGCGCCGTACGATCTCGGCGGCCACCGGCTCCGGCAGCCAGCCCGCGACGTCCCGCAGTGAGCGGCCCGCCGCACGGGCGCAGGAGTCGGCCAGCTCCTGCGGCAGGGGGCGGGCGTCGGGGTCCGCGGTCAGGCAGCGTTCCAGCAGTTCGCGCAGCGGCTCCGGGTACGGGCTCAGGTCCGGCGGCCGGATCGCGGTGTTGGCGATCTGCGCGGCCAGCGTGATCGCGCCCGCCTCCCCGTACGGATGCCGCCCGGTGGCGGCGACCGCCGCGATCAGGCCGAGCGAGAAGACGTCGGTGGCGGGGGTGAGGGCGAGGCCGTTGGCGTGCTCGGGCGACATGAACTGCGGGGTGCCGATCAGCCCGCCGCTGCGGGTCAGCGCGGTGGAGTCGGCCGCCCGGGCGATGCCGAAGTCGATGACC is a window of Streptomyces sp. NBC_01477 DNA encoding:
- a CDS encoding serine/threonine-protein kinase, with product MAGYRLRARIGEGGMGSVYLSHTRGGQPLALKVIRREYAQDEEFRRRFQQEVQAARRVQGYYVVPVLDHDTTGNQPWLATTYVPGLPLDEALARYGALPLPSVLQLMGCAAEALRAVHAAGVIHRDLKPSNILLGAAGPAVIDFGIARAADSTALTRSGGLIGTPQFMSPEHANGLALTPATDVFSLGLIAAVAATGRHPYGEAGAITLAAQIANTAIRPPDLSPYPEPLRELLERCLTADPDARPLPQELADSCARAAGRSLRDVAGWLPEPVAAEIVRREAAARRPPEPESAPGAPGAGGVGGAPGPGGAVPPKPAVPPGAGGTPGMPATVPEAGPTGAFGAASPGVSPGGAGQQGAGPHEVGQRGFGAQGPGPQGPGTQGPGTAYPAGTSSWQPPGGVQTGAQGPGSGSAPGTGGRPSGRMQKVLAIGGGVLALVLAVTLTYAFTRASNDDDASAKGNPSGSAPSHAPDQQPTSGPATVTDPAGTGASAAGGATGSDAPSAPSGDYTVIFQNRTLTVRPPNSLDSGPDVDLDQPKVDPQHTLQNGDVEFSYGDDYLTFDTPAGKSPTDEPADCKDAADSAPLPTQIGAQQLVGTNALIKVGDRLCMVTSSGNLAMWTITATEPTRNFYKTPVYTGSLTLWKVPGAAS